A window from Neobacillus sp. PS3-40 encodes these proteins:
- a CDS encoding methionine gamma-lyase family protein yields the protein MFQQLKNGEKLQPIVKEVEKQIAEVHKEIDERIETNQFRVLQSYQKHKVSDSHFIPTTGYGYDDNGRDTLELIYADVFGGESGLVRTQIISGTHAISIALFGVLRPGDELLYITGKPYDTLEEIVGIRGNGVGSLKEFGISYDSVSLKDDGKIDWIEVSKKINSNTKMIGIQRSKGYATRPSFTIAEIKEMISFVKEIKNDVVVFVDNCYGEFVEELEPCHVGADLMAGSLIKNPGGGIAKTGGYIVGKKEWVEACSYRMTSPGIGAEAGASLYSLQDMYQGFFLAPHVVGQAVKGAVFTAALLEKLGMNSYPKWDANRTDLIQSVQFDDRDKMVAFCQAIQFASPINSHVTPYPSYMPGYEDDVIMAAGTFVQGASIELTADGPTRSPFVAYVQGGLTYSHVKIAVCLAIDRLIEKGLIELN from the coding sequence ATGTTTCAACAGTTAAAAAATGGGGAAAAGCTTCAGCCAATTGTGAAAGAAGTAGAAAAGCAAATTGCAGAAGTCCACAAAGAAATAGATGAAAGAATTGAAACAAATCAGTTTCGAGTATTGCAAAGTTATCAAAAGCATAAGGTCAGTGATTCGCACTTTATCCCGACAACAGGCTATGGCTATGATGATAACGGTAGAGATACATTGGAACTTATTTATGCAGATGTATTTGGCGGTGAATCAGGCCTTGTCCGGACACAAATTATTTCGGGAACGCACGCAATTTCAATTGCTTTATTCGGAGTGTTGCGACCCGGTGATGAACTACTTTACATAACTGGAAAGCCGTATGACACGCTTGAAGAAATTGTCGGAATCCGTGGTAACGGTGTTGGATCCTTAAAGGAATTTGGGATTTCATATGACAGTGTTTCTTTAAAAGATGATGGGAAAATAGACTGGATTGAGGTTAGCAAGAAGATCAATTCGAATACAAAAATGATTGGTATTCAGCGTTCAAAAGGGTATGCAACCAGACCGTCCTTTACTATTGCCGAGATAAAAGAAATGATCTCGTTTGTTAAAGAAATCAAAAATGATGTTGTTGTCTTTGTAGATAACTGTTACGGAGAATTTGTTGAAGAATTAGAGCCATGCCATGTTGGAGCTGATTTAATGGCAGGATCACTCATAAAAAATCCGGGCGGTGGCATTGCAAAAACAGGTGGATATATTGTTGGTAAAAAAGAATGGGTAGAAGCTTGTTCCTACAGGATGACTTCACCAGGAATCGGAGCAGAAGCTGGAGCATCTCTTTATAGCCTCCAAGATATGTACCAAGGGTTCTTCCTTGCTCCACATGTGGTTGGCCAGGCTGTAAAAGGGGCTGTTTTTACAGCTGCATTACTTGAAAAATTGGGTATGAATTCATATCCGAAGTGGGATGCTAACCGAACTGACTTAATCCAATCCGTCCAATTTGATGACCGTGACAAGATGGTTGCATTTTGCCAAGCGATTCAATTTGCTTCCCCAATAAATTCACATGTTACTCCATATCCAAGCTATATGCCAGGGTATGAAGATGATGTGATTATGGCCGCGGGAACATTTGTCCAAGGCGCGAGCATTGAGCTTACCGCTGATGGTCCGACAAGATCACCATTTGTTGCTTATGTCCAGGGTGGCTTAACCTACTCACATGTAAAAATTGCTGTTTGCCTTGCAATAGATCGTTTGATCGAGAAAGGATTAATCGAATTGAATTAA
- a CDS encoding trimeric intracellular cation channel family protein: MTWEVLSMIGTIAFAVSGAIIAMEEKYDIFGVFILGIVTAFGGGAIRNLLIGVPFSALWSQGLYFQIALIAMIIVVLFPNNLIKHWQKWGNLFDAIGLSAFAIQGALYAVKMHHPLGAVIVAAVMTGIGGGIIRDLLAGRKPIVLQSEIYAVWAILTGLLIGLNVISSPLELYVLFVGITILRVLSYTYDWKLPIRSLHVN; this comes from the coding sequence ATGACATGGGAAGTTTTAAGTATGATTGGCACGATTGCTTTTGCTGTTAGTGGTGCAATCATTGCAATGGAAGAAAAATATGATATTTTTGGAGTTTTCATCCTAGGAATCGTTACTGCCTTTGGTGGAGGGGCCATTCGAAATCTTTTAATTGGTGTACCCTTTTCTGCTTTATGGAGTCAGGGCTTATATTTTCAAATTGCCTTAATAGCTATGATTATCGTTGTGTTATTTCCAAATAACCTAATAAAACATTGGCAAAAATGGGGCAATCTTTTCGATGCAATCGGGCTCTCTGCCTTTGCGATCCAAGGTGCTTTATATGCGGTAAAAATGCATCATCCATTAGGTGCTGTTATTGTTGCAGCTGTTATGACTGGAATCGGCGGAGGAATTATACGAGATTTATTAGCTGGTAGAAAACCGATTGTTTTGCAATCTGAGATTTATGCAGTTTGGGCTATTTTAACAGGATTACTAATTGGATTAAATGTTATATCAAGCCCCCTCGAATTATATGTATTATTTGTTGGGATTACTATCTTACGAGTCCTTTCCTATACGTACGATTGGAAACTGCCGATTAGAAGCTTGCATGTAAATTAG
- the spoVK gene encoding stage V sporulation protein K, which translates to MDQPIRMKSNGQISIVLNSQKRKSLSKDLPDVQVVPKEIPPEHTALKEIEEELGALVGMEEMKRVIKEIYAWLYVNKKREEMGLKATKQALHMMFKGNPGTGKTTMARLIGKLFQKMSILSKGHLIEAERADLVGEYIGHTAQKTRDLIKKAHGGILFIDEAYSLGRGGEKDFGKEAIDTLVKHMEDKQHEFILILAGYSREMTYFLTLNPGLHSRFPLVVDFPDYTIDQLMEISQRMLAEREYTFSHEAEKKLKDHLIWVKAILTPTSFSNGRYVRNIIEKSIRSQAMRILMLNTYDRHELMTLRSNDLVFEED; encoded by the coding sequence TTGGATCAACCAATTCGAATGAAAAGTAACGGTCAAATCAGCATCGTTCTCAATTCCCAAAAAAGAAAATCGTTATCAAAAGATTTGCCAGATGTTCAAGTTGTTCCAAAGGAAATTCCCCCTGAGCACACGGCATTAAAAGAAATTGAAGAAGAGCTTGGGGCATTGGTTGGCATGGAAGAAATGAAACGAGTAATAAAAGAAATTTATGCGTGGCTTTATGTGAATAAAAAGCGAGAAGAGATGGGTTTGAAAGCAACAAAACAAGCTCTTCATATGATGTTTAAAGGGAATCCTGGGACGGGGAAAACAACGATGGCCCGATTAATTGGCAAGTTGTTTCAAAAAATGAGCATCCTTTCGAAAGGACATTTGATTGAAGCAGAACGAGCTGACCTTGTCGGTGAATATATCGGACATACCGCCCAAAAAACAAGGGATTTAATAAAAAAAGCGCATGGCGGAATTTTGTTTATTGATGAAGCCTATTCATTGGGCCGCGGCGGGGAAAAGGATTTTGGTAAGGAAGCGATTGATACACTTGTAAAACATATGGAAGACAAGCAGCACGAATTTATTCTTATCTTGGCAGGTTATTCGCGAGAAATGACTTATTTTCTAACATTAAACCCTGGACTCCATTCACGCTTTCCTCTTGTTGTAGACTTTCCAGACTATACGATAGATCAATTAATGGAAATTTCCCAGCGAATGCTTGCGGAAAGAGAATACACCTTTAGCCATGAGGCTGAGAAAAAACTAAAAGACCATTTAATCTGGGTAAAAGCAATCCTCACCCCAACTAGTTTCTCAAATGGACGCTATGTTCGAAACATTATTGAAAAATCAATTCGCTCCCAAGCAATGAGAATTCTCATGCTTAATACCTATGACAGACATGAGTTAATGACACTAAGAAGCAATGATTTGGTTTTTGAAGAGGATTAG
- the mreBH gene encoding rod-share determining protein MreBH, with amino-acid sequence MLSNFEIGIDLGTANILVFSKNKGIVLNEPSVVAIDTQTKNILAVGHEAKEMIGKTPEKIVAIRPLKDGVIADFDLTTDLLKHIIRKSSKKMGFAIRKPNVVICAPSGSTSVERRAIHDAVRNAGAKKIHLIEEPVAAAIGAGLPVDEPVANVVVDIGGGTSEVAIISFGGVVACHSIRIGGDRLDDDIVQHVRKEYNVLIGERTAENIKMEIGYALVDHDELTMEVRGRDLVTGLPTTITLSSSEIKNAMKESLLHVLEAIRATLEDCPAELSGDIVDRGVILTGGGALLKGMEEWLSKEIVVPVHLAPSPLESVALGTGQALQYIHKLQTAAK; translated from the coding sequence ATGTTATCAAATTTTGAAATTGGGATTGATTTAGGAACTGCAAATATATTGGTTTTTAGTAAGAATAAAGGAATCGTTTTGAATGAACCATCCGTTGTAGCGATTGATACTCAAACGAAAAATATTTTAGCAGTTGGACATGAAGCAAAGGAAATGATTGGGAAGACGCCTGAAAAAATTGTGGCTATTCGCCCCTTAAAAGATGGTGTAATTGCAGACTTTGATCTAACAACAGATCTGCTCAAGCATATTATTCGAAAATCTTCAAAAAAAATGGGCTTTGCCATTCGTAAACCAAATGTTGTTATTTGCGCTCCATCAGGCTCTACAAGTGTTGAACGAAGAGCGATCCATGATGCAGTTAGAAATGCTGGTGCAAAAAAAATTCATCTGATCGAGGAACCAGTAGCTGCTGCAATTGGAGCAGGACTTCCTGTTGATGAACCTGTTGCCAACGTTGTCGTGGATATTGGTGGCGGAACATCCGAGGTAGCAATTATCTCTTTCGGTGGTGTCGTGGCATGCCATTCGATCCGCATTGGTGGGGACAGGCTTGATGATGATATTGTTCAGCATGTTCGCAAGGAATATAATGTTCTAATCGGCGAACGGACTGCGGAGAATATCAAAATGGAAATTGGCTACGCTCTTGTTGACCATGATGAGCTAACTATGGAAGTCCGTGGTCGTGATCTGGTTACAGGTCTACCTACAACTATTACTCTATCATCGTCTGAAATTAAAAATGCAATGAAAGAATCTCTTTTACATGTTTTAGAGGCAATCCGGGCTACACTTGAAGACTGTCCGGCCGAGCTTAGTGGTGATATCGTTGACCGCGGTGTTATTTTAACAGGCGGCGGTGCATTGCTAAAGGGAATGGAGGAATGGCTAAGCAAAGAAATAGTTGTTCCTGTTCATCTTGCCCCAAGCCCGCTTGAATCCGTTGCACTTGGAACCGGTCAAGCCCTTCAATATATTCATAAGTTGCAAACTGCTGCAAAATAA
- the miaA gene encoding tRNA (adenosine(37)-N6)-dimethylallyltransferase MiaA → MDLKQKLLVIIGPTAVGKTKLSIELAHRFNGEIISGDSMQIYKGMDIGTAKIKAEEMEGIPHHLIDIRNPDESFSVAEFQELVREKVREISQRGKLPMIVGGTGLYIQSVIYDYQFSDAPGDETYRLQLEERAKEIGNVALHQELTEIDPDSARQIHPNNVRRVIRALEIVHCTGRTMSDTQKTQKPDLLYQTALVGLTMDREMLYQRINARVRLMMDEGLLSEVEQLYQSGLRDCQSIQAIGYKEIYDFLNGMVTLDTAIENLKQNSRRYAKRQLTWFRNKMDVQWFDMMDTSDFSKKITEISRFVEGKLQIKSNT, encoded by the coding sequence TTGGATTTAAAACAGAAGTTATTGGTCATAATTGGACCAACAGCCGTTGGCAAAACAAAACTAAGCATTGAGCTGGCGCACCGGTTTAATGGTGAAATCATTAGCGGTGACTCCATGCAAATTTATAAGGGGATGGATATCGGAACCGCAAAAATAAAAGCAGAAGAAATGGAGGGCATCCCCCACCATTTAATCGATATTAGGAATCCAGACGAAAGCTTCTCAGTTGCAGAATTTCAAGAGCTTGTCAGAGAAAAAGTTAGGGAAATTTCTCAAAGAGGAAAACTTCCGATGATTGTTGGAGGAACGGGGCTGTACATACAATCCGTCATCTATGACTATCAATTTTCTGATGCTCCTGGTGATGAAACATATCGCCTCCAACTTGAGGAACGGGCAAAGGAAATTGGCAATGTTGCTTTGCATCAGGAATTAACCGAAATCGATCCTGATAGTGCCCGCCAGATTCATCCGAATAATGTAAGAAGGGTGATCAGGGCATTAGAAATTGTTCACTGCACAGGGAGAACGATGAGTGATACACAAAAAACTCAAAAACCAGACCTCTTATATCAAACAGCACTTGTTGGTCTTACGATGGATAGAGAAATGCTTTATCAGCGAATTAATGCTAGAGTTAGGTTAATGATGGATGAGGGGCTTTTAAGTGAAGTTGAGCAATTGTATCAATCGGGTTTACGCGACTGTCAATCGATTCAAGCCATCGGATACAAAGAAATTTACGACTTTTTAAATGGCATGGTGACCTTGGATACGGCAATTGAAAACTTAAAGCAAAACTCGAGGCGATATGCAAAAAGGCAATTAACTTGGTTTCGAAACAAAATGGATGTACAATGGTTTGATATGATGGATACAAGCGATTTCTCGAAAAAAATAACTGAGATTTCGCGATTTGTGGAAGGAAAGCTTCAAATAAAATCGAATACATAA
- the mutL gene encoding DNA mismatch repair endonuclease MutL, translating into MGKIIQLDDALSNKIAAGEVVERPSSVVKELVENAIDAGSTVIEIEVEEAGISKIRITDNGYGIEEDDVLLAFQRHATSKIKNESDLFRIRTLGFRGEALPSIASVSRLEMTTSTGEGAGHRVVIEGGRVETFEKAASRRGTDLTIRDLFFNTPARLKYLKTIHTELGNITDVVNRLALSHPEVAIRLIHNDKKLLQTNGNGDVRQVLAAIYGIGIAKQLIPISAESLDYRVSGYASMPEVTRASRNYISTMINGRFIKNYPLAKAIQEGYHTLLPIGRYPLVLLNIEMDPVLVDVNVHPSKMEVRISKEAELNMLVTATIKNAFKMRQLIPSGFSPEKKERPISEQTALHLDEIQPKEKNVDTWKLPVLPATIMENQPTLEMMRESTFSKAAEFSQSENPEDAIPPLEEPFSFVDEIEETYNSPSEYRVPPLYPIGQMHGTYIFAQNEKGLYIIDQHAAQERLKYEYFRDKVGRVESELQEMLVPLTFEYSTDEYVKIMEYKFELEKVGVFLEEFGMNSFIVRSHPQWFPQGDEKEIIEDMIEQILLMKKVDVKKLREEAAIMMSCKGSIKANRHLRNDEIQVLLNDLRKASDPFTCPHGRPIIINFSTYDMEKMFKRVM; encoded by the coding sequence ATGGGGAAAATCATTCAATTAGATGATGCATTGTCCAATAAAATAGCAGCAGGTGAAGTGGTTGAGCGGCCCTCCTCTGTTGTGAAAGAGCTTGTGGAGAATGCGATTGATGCCGGAAGTACTGTAATTGAAATTGAAGTTGAGGAAGCAGGAATTTCTAAAATTCGGATTACTGATAATGGGTATGGAATTGAAGAGGATGATGTTTTATTAGCGTTTCAAAGGCATGCAACCAGCAAAATAAAGAATGAGAGTGATTTATTCCGCATTCGAACACTTGGTTTCCGGGGTGAGGCACTTCCAAGTATTGCCTCTGTTTCAAGGCTTGAAATGACAACCTCGACTGGTGAAGGGGCCGGTCACCGAGTTGTGATTGAAGGTGGCAGGGTAGAAACCTTTGAGAAGGCCGCAAGTAGAAGAGGGACAGATTTGACGATCAGGGACTTATTTTTTAACACACCTGCTCGCTTAAAATATCTGAAAACCATCCATACGGAATTAGGTAATATTACAGATGTCGTAAATAGACTGGCCCTTTCCCATCCTGAAGTTGCGATCCGCTTAATTCATAATGACAAAAAGCTGCTTCAAACGAACGGAAATGGTGATGTCCGCCAAGTTTTAGCTGCGATTTATGGAATTGGAATTGCCAAGCAGCTCATCCCCATTTCTGCGGAGTCGCTCGACTATCGGGTTAGTGGATATGCTTCCATGCCTGAAGTTACGAGGGCTTCAAGGAATTATATTTCCACGATGATCAATGGGCGATTTATCAAAAACTATCCGCTTGCTAAAGCCATTCAGGAAGGCTATCATACACTACTCCCAATCGGCAGGTATCCGCTTGTTCTTCTGAACATTGAGATGGACCCAGTCCTTGTGGATGTGAATGTCCATCCATCGAAAATGGAGGTTCGGATTAGTAAAGAAGCTGAACTAAACATGCTTGTCACCGCTACAATAAAAAATGCCTTTAAAATGAGGCAGCTAATCCCATCAGGTTTTTCGCCAGAGAAAAAGGAACGGCCAATCTCTGAACAGACGGCCTTGCATCTTGATGAAATACAGCCTAAGGAAAAGAATGTGGACACATGGAAGCTACCAGTATTGCCAGCTACCATTATGGAAAACCAGCCTACCCTCGAGATGATGAGGGAGTCCACTTTTTCAAAAGCAGCGGAATTCAGTCAGAGTGAGAATCCGGAAGATGCTATTCCACCCCTTGAAGAGCCATTTTCATTTGTTGATGAAATCGAGGAAACCTATAACTCTCCAAGTGAGTATAGAGTACCGCCCTTATATCCGATCGGGCAAATGCATGGAACCTATATTTTTGCGCAAAACGAAAAAGGGCTATACATTATTGATCAGCATGCAGCACAGGAACGCTTAAAATATGAATATTTTCGTGACAAAGTGGGGCGAGTAGAGAGCGAACTGCAGGAAATGTTGGTTCCACTTACGTTTGAGTATTCAACAGATGAATATGTAAAAATCATGGAATATAAATTCGAGCTTGAAAAAGTTGGGGTTTTCCTAGAGGAATTTGGGATGAATAGTTTTATCGTTCGTTCTCACCCCCAATGGTTCCCGCAGGGCGATGAAAAAGAGATCATCGAAGATATGATCGAACAGATTCTGTTAATGAAAAAAGTCGATGTTAAAAAATTACGAGAAGAAGCAGCAATTATGATGAGTTGTAAAGGATCTATCAAAGCAAATCGACATTTACGAAATGATGAAATTCAAGTCTTACTCAATGATTTACGAAAAGCTTCAGATCCGTTTACATGTCCACATGGGAGGCCAATAATTATCAACTTCTCAACCTACGATATGGAGAAGATGTTTAAGCGGGTAATGTAA
- the hflX gene encoding GTPase HflX — protein sequence MRFQYSMEELSSLTETARGEALISVVQKRERIHPATYIGKGKVEELNALVEELEADLVIFNDELSPSQKRNLSSSLNARIIDRTQLILDIFAQRARSKEGKLQVEFAQLQYMLPRLSGQGIALSRLGGGIGTRGPGETKLESDRRHIRKRIDDIKEQLAIIVQHRDRYRERRKKNKAFQVAIVGYTNAGKSTLFNRLSEAESFEENQLFATLDPMTRKLALPSGFMTLITDTVGFIQDLPTSLIAAFRSTLEEVKEADLILHVVDMSNDDYFNHEKTVHKLLDDLDIKDIPQITVYNKKDIKHPDFVPTALTPTVFISAFDKNDQKLIKKKIEDVIIDFMTPYQVQVPSTEGKIISQLKSETVLRELTFREDNQTYLCRGFSLKDHQITGQLQNYKV from the coding sequence ATGCGATTCCAATATTCCATGGAGGAATTGTCCTCCTTAACAGAAACAGCTAGGGGGGAAGCATTAATCTCTGTTGTTCAAAAACGTGAGCGCATCCATCCCGCTACATATATCGGAAAAGGGAAGGTAGAGGAGCTGAACGCACTTGTCGAAGAGCTTGAAGCAGACTTGGTTATTTTTAATGATGAGCTTTCACCGAGCCAAAAACGAAACCTGTCGTCAAGCTTAAATGCGAGAATCATTGATCGGACCCAATTAATTCTAGACATTTTTGCTCAAAGAGCCCGGTCAAAAGAAGGGAAACTACAGGTTGAATTTGCCCAGCTTCAATACATGCTGCCACGACTTTCTGGACAGGGAATTGCACTGTCAAGGCTCGGAGGTGGGATCGGTACAAGGGGCCCTGGTGAAACAAAGCTTGAATCAGACCGCCGTCATATTCGTAAGCGCATTGATGATATCAAAGAACAGCTCGCGATTATTGTCCAACATCGGGATCGATATCGGGAGCGGCGGAAGAAAAATAAGGCATTTCAGGTAGCGATTGTCGGTTATACAAATGCAGGTAAATCGACATTATTTAATCGATTATCCGAGGCAGAGTCATTTGAAGAAAATCAGTTGTTTGCAACCCTTGATCCGATGACACGTAAGCTTGCTTTACCGAGCGGGTTTATGACCTTGATCACCGATACTGTTGGGTTTATTCAGGATCTTCCCACATCTCTTATTGCTGCATTCCGGTCTACATTGGAAGAAGTAAAAGAGGCAGATTTAATTTTACATGTGGTAGATATGTCTAATGATGATTATTTTAATCATGAAAAAACAGTTCATAAACTGCTTGATGACTTAGATATAAAAGACATTCCACAAATAACTGTTTATAATAAAAAGGATATCAAGCATCCTGACTTTGTTCCAACTGCTCTTACACCAACAGTTTTTATCAGCGCATTTGATAAAAATGATCAAAAATTAATCAAGAAAAAAATTGAGGATGTTATCATTGACTTTATGACTCCTTACCAAGTACAAGTCCCTTCAACAGAAGGAAAGATTATTTCTCAACTGAAAAGTGAGACCGTCTTAAGAGAGCTTACATTTAGAGAAGATAATCAAACATATCTTTGTAGAGGATTTTCTCTTAAAGATCACCAAATAACAGGACAATTACAGAATTACAAAGTCTAG
- the hfq gene encoding RNA chaperone Hfq has product MKTVINIQDQFLNQLRKDGTNVTVFLLNGFQIRGQIKGFDNFTVLFESEGKQQLVFKHAISTFAPQKNVQLDLDVQ; this is encoded by the coding sequence ATGAAAACAGTTATTAATATTCAAGACCAATTTTTAAATCAATTACGCAAGGATGGAACAAATGTTACAGTATTTTTATTAAATGGATTCCAAATTAGAGGCCAGATTAAGGGCTTTGATAATTTTACAGTCTTGTTTGAATCAGAAGGAAAGCAACAATTAGTTTTCAAGCATGCTATTTCCACATTTGCACCGCAAAAAAATGTTCAGCTTGATTTGGATGTTCAATAA
- a CDS encoding MerR family transcriptional regulator, producing the protein MGGSEIRRSMPLFPIGIVMQLTELTARQIRYYEEHQLISPARTDGNRRMFSLIDIDRLLEIKDLIDQGINMAGIKKLFVVKEIQLASQDLLKQQVEKVKRDLTDDELRDLLRNELVHAGRFNRSTLRQGDMSRFYH; encoded by the coding sequence TTGGGTGGAAGTGAAATTCGCCGATCGATGCCGCTATTTCCTATAGGAATTGTCATGCAGCTAACTGAGTTAACAGCAAGACAAATCCGCTATTATGAAGAGCATCAATTAATATCTCCGGCTAGAACTGATGGTAATAGAAGGATGTTTAGTTTGATTGATATTGATAGGCTACTCGAAATTAAGGATTTAATTGATCAAGGCATCAACATGGCTGGAATTAAAAAATTATTCGTAGTAAAAGAAATTCAGTTGGCCTCCCAAGATCTCCTTAAGCAGCAAGTGGAAAAAGTGAAACGTGACCTAACGGATGATGAGTTAAGAGACCTTCTGCGCAATGAGCTAGTACACGCGGGAAGATTCAATCGTTCAACACTGCGTCAAGGTGATATGTCGCGCTTTTACCATTAA
- the glnA gene encoding type I glutamate--ammonia ligase yields the protein MAKFTREDITRLAKEQNVKFIRLQFTDILGTIKNVEIPSGQLEKALDNKMMFDGSSIEGFVRIEESDMLLYPDLDTWVVFPWTAEKGKVARLICDIYTPEGEPFGGDPRNNLRRVLKEMEELGFTKFNLGPEPEFFLFKLDQKGEPTLELNDAGGYFDLAPTDLGENCRRDIVLELEEMGFEIEASHHEVAPGQHEIDFKYADALTACDQIQTFKLVVKTIARKHGLHATFMPKPLFGVNGSGMHCNLSLFKDGKNSFYEPGSDLELSDDARHFIAGILKHAPNFTAVTNPTVNSYKRLVPGYEAPCYVAWSARNRSPLIRIPASRGLSTRVEVRSVDPAANPYLAMAVLLKAGLDGIKNKLTPPAPVDRNIYVMNKQERTAAGIIDLPGTLLAALELLQADEVIVSGLGEHILEHFIEAKEIEWDMFRTAVHPWEREQYMNMY from the coding sequence ATGGCAAAGTTCACAAGAGAAGATATTACACGGTTAGCAAAAGAACAAAACGTAAAGTTTATTCGCCTGCAATTCACAGATATTCTTGGAACAATCAAGAATGTTGAGATTCCAAGTGGCCAATTAGAAAAAGCACTTGATAACAAAATGATGTTTGATGGTTCTTCTATTGAAGGATTTGTTCGAATTGAAGAATCAGATATGCTTTTATATCCAGATCTTGATACATGGGTTGTTTTCCCTTGGACTGCTGAAAAAGGCAAAGTTGCTCGTTTAATTTGTGATATTTACACTCCAGAAGGTGAACCATTTGGTGGTGACCCGCGTAATAACTTAAGACGCGTTTTAAAAGAGATGGAAGAACTAGGATTTACGAAATTCAATCTTGGACCTGAACCTGAATTCTTCTTATTTAAATTAGATCAAAAAGGTGAACCTACATTAGAATTAAATGACGCTGGCGGTTACTTTGACTTAGCACCAACAGACCTTGGTGAAAACTGCCGTCGTGATATCGTACTTGAATTAGAAGAAATGGGATTTGAAATTGAAGCTTCCCACCATGAAGTAGCTCCTGGACAACATGAAATTGACTTCAAATATGCAGATGCTTTAACTGCATGTGACCAAATTCAAACATTCAAGCTTGTTGTAAAAACAATTGCAAGGAAGCATGGCCTACATGCAACGTTCATGCCAAAACCATTATTTGGTGTAAACGGATCTGGAATGCACTGTAACCTTTCATTGTTTAAGGATGGAAAAAATTCATTTTATGAGCCAGGAAGCGATCTTGAACTAAGTGATGATGCTCGTCATTTCATCGCAGGAATTCTAAAACACGCTCCAAACTTTACAGCAGTTACCAACCCAACTGTAAACTCATATAAGCGCCTTGTTCCTGGTTATGAAGCACCTTGCTATGTAGCTTGGTCTGCAAGAAACCGTTCACCATTAATTCGGATCCCAGCTTCTCGTGGATTAAGCACTCGCGTTGAAGTAAGAAGTGTTGACCCAGCAGCAAACCCTTACCTTGCAATGGCTGTCCTTCTTAAAGCTGGTTTAGACGGAATTAAGAATAAATTAACACCTCCAGCACCAGTTGATCGCAATATCTATGTGATGAACAAACAAGAAAGAACAGCTGCTGGAATCATTGATCTTCCTGGAACATTACTTGCTGCTTTAGAACTATTACAAGCTGATGAAGTAATCGTTTCTGGACTTGGCGAACATATTTTAGAGCACTTCATTGAAGCTAAGGAAATTGAATGGGATATGTTTAGAACAGCCGTTCACCCTTGGGAGCGCGAACAATATATGAACATGTATTAA